Proteins found in one Campylobacter canadensis genomic segment:
- a CDS encoding DUF2393 family protein produces the protein MYFGALHIFSIFACIVLFAFVVFLFFYFLKDKKLIYLFSFCSFIIFFILCYSILLSIDAAFKKVALKNEENYLSSSDVMYLAYISNIGKYPVKSCTLTVRIINQKVQKVDGSIFDTSKSFESNRLAKPKNSYTYEYDYDVLISPNSQSIIRAKIPYPKHFSSYKLNTKISCK, from the coding sequence ATGTATTTTGGGGCTTTGCATATTTTTAGTATTTTTGCTTGTATTGTTCTTTTTGCCTTTGTTGTTTTTTTGTTTTTTTACTTTTTAAAGGATAAAAAATTAATTTATTTATTTTCTTTTTGTTCTTTTATAATCTTTTTTATTCTTTGTTATTCTATTTTGTTGAGTATTGACGCTGCTTTTAAAAAGGTTGCGCTAAAAAATGAAGAAAATTATCTTTCAAGCAGCGATGTTATGTACCTTGCTTATATAAGTAACATAGGAAAATATCCAGTAAAATCTTGCACCCTAACAGTAAGAATAATAAATCAAAAGGTGCAAAAAGTAGATGGAAGTATTTTTGATACTAGCAAAAGTTTTGAATCAAATAGACTTGCAAAGCCAAAAAATTCTTATACTTATGAATATGATTATGATGTTTTAATAAGTCCAAATTCTCAAAGTATAATCAGGGCTAAAATACCTTATCCAAAGCATTTTAGCTCTTATAAACTCAATACTAAAATATCTTGCAAATGA
- a CDS encoding 4Fe-4S binding protein: MKEFICLNENFSFNSNVIDFVDNKHLYLVANNNQARAYIIAPEIDFYLKNSKNNLEKIEKLYEARALAYDYSKEIKKSTQIKKELFLNFEDDELKLFLENKGYKCINVPSNAEFYGFIGELNAIFDGEIKNASLALCKNESKINAVKNITNLSKEEILEFLNNNTGYYEYNLKIIFDANSCQLQDRRTSHCGWCAEICPTLAIVKDENKLLINDIDCISCAKCVNICPTNALSLAAFNKESFWQISKLYENEQILVLDDFSVDADISGFLPFVMNVNLLDELKLLHLVNTSNKTVFVYSKNPSELLIEKISLINQIANNIENKDFICLITDLNTLQQVNINEFTSTNIKQSNFILNKRELFSLKMLDMIKENDYGTIKAKNYALININQKSCTLCASCAGACNVSAIKADTKTNSIIFNASLCTSCGYCVQSCPEEDTIFMQNDIMKLNKSFFTYQQLAQDELFACLECKKEFATKKSIEKIASILALQFSSDYLKEYSLYCCADCKAKIMMLKHASFVDDSVKYEDGIKQRLKNFKEIKNAIKQS; the protein is encoded by the coding sequence ATGAAAGAATTTATTTGCTTAAATGAAAATTTTTCTTTTAATAGCAATGTGATTGATTTTGTTGATAATAAACATTTATATTTAGTGGCAAATAATAATCAAGCAAGAGCTTACATAATTGCTCCTGAAATTGATTTTTACCTAAAAAACTCAAAAAATAATTTAGAAAAAATTGAAAAATTATACGAAGCAAGAGCTTTAGCTTATGATTATTCAAAAGAAATTAAAAAAAGCACTCAAATAAAAAAGGAACTTTTTTTAAATTTTGAAGATGATGAATTAAAGCTATTTTTAGAAAACAAAGGCTATAAATGTATAAATGTACCTAGCAATGCAGAATTTTATGGCTTTATTGGGGAATTAAATGCTATTTTTGATGGTGAAATTAAAAACGCTTCTTTAGCCTTATGTAAAAACGAAAGTAAAATAAACGCTGTAAAAAACATAACAAATTTAAGCAAAGAAGAGATATTAGAATTTTTAAACAACAATACAGGCTATTATGAGTACAATTTAAAAATAATTTTTGATGCAAATTCCTGTCAGCTACAAGATAGAAGAACTTCTCATTGTGGTTGGTGTGCTGAAATTTGCCCTACTTTAGCAATAGTTAAGGATGAAAATAAATTATTAATTAATGATATTGATTGTATTAGCTGTGCAAAATGCGTTAATATTTGCCCTACTAATGCTCTTAGCTTAGCTGCTTTTAACAAAGAAAGCTTTTGGCAAATATCAAAATTATATGAAAACGAGCAAATTCTTGTGCTTGATGATTTTAGTGTTGATGCTGATATTAGCGGATTTTTACCCTTTGTTATGAATGTTAATTTATTAGATGAGTTAAAATTATTACATTTAGTAAATACATCAAATAAAACTGTCTTTGTGTATTCTAAAAACCCAAGCGAACTTTTAATAGAAAAAATATCTTTAATAAATCAAATAGCAAATAACATAGAAAATAAAGATTTTATTTGTTTAATTACAGATTTAAATACCTTGCAACAAGTAAATATTAATGAATTTACAAGCACAAATATAAAACAATCAAATTTTATTTTAAACAAAAGAGAGTTATTTTCTTTAAAAATGCTAGATATGATTAAAGAAAATGATTATGGCACAATAAAAGCAAAAAATTATGCACTTATTAATATAAATCAAAAAAGCTGTACTCTTTGTGCAAGTTGTGCTGGAGCTTGTAATGTATCAGCAATCAAAGCAGATACGAAAACAAATTCTATTATTTTTAACGCTTCATTATGCACATCTTGTGGATATTGCGTGCAAAGTTGCCCTGAAGAAGATACAATTTTTATGCAAAATGATATTATGAAATTAAATAAGAGCTTTTTTACTTATCAACAACTAGCGCAAGATGAATTATTTGCCTGTTTAGAATGCAAAAAAGAATTTGCTACAAAAAAATCAATTGAAAAAATTGCATCAATTTTAGCCTTGCAATTTAGTAGCGATTATTTAAAAGAATATTCTTTATACTGCTGTGCTGATTGTAAGGCAAAAATAATGATGTTAAAACACGCTTCTTTTGTTGATGATAGTGTTAAATATGAAGATGGCATAAAACAAAGATTAAAAAATTTTAAGGAGATTAAAAATGCAATTAAACAAAGTTAG
- the selA gene encoding L-seryl-tRNA(Sec) selenium transferase yields MLPQVSKLINHFPKEPAFLVSALAKQLLNELRTEKNIADEQTIKQLLAKKINEYKNKQFHTLINATGVVLHTNLGRALSSKKDALKLAKLLSENINLEFNVNDNSRGKRDELIIFYLKTLFNAQDALVVNNNAAAVFLILNTLAKDKAVLTSCGELVEIGGGFRISEVMKQSGANLITVGTTNKTKLKDYEERLNEASMILKTHKSNFFMQGFCEEVDVLSLNKLAKDNEKIFYYDLGSGYVDKIHPILQDEMSVKNLIKNEVSLLSFSADKLFASTQAGIILGEKKLIEQLRNSHLLRMFRLSKASLILLELSLKSYLEKDYKNLVSLQLILDDKNEVLTKAKELLSLINIGEIIELKSLVGAGSTPNKLLPSYGIKIPCSKDKYYKLLELKVVSNWQKDCVILDLRSVLKEQIKKIARIINIVFKG; encoded by the coding sequence ATGTTACCACAAGTTTCAAAATTGATTAATCATTTTCCAAAAGAACCAGCTTTTTTAGTTAGTGCCTTAGCAAAACAATTGTTAAATGAACTAAGAACTGAAAAAAATATAGCAGACGAACAAACCATAAAACAATTATTAGCAAAAAAGATTAATGAATATAAAAATAAGCAATTTCATACTTTAATAAATGCAACAGGCGTTGTTTTACACACTAATTTAGGTAGAGCATTAAGCTCTAAAAAAGATGCTTTAAAATTAGCAAAATTATTAAGTGAAAATATCAATTTAGAATTCAATGTAAATGATAATTCAAGAGGTAAAAGAGATGAGCTTATAATTTTTTATTTAAAAACTTTATTTAATGCTCAAGATGCCTTAGTAGTAAATAATAATGCTGCTGCAGTTTTTTTAATATTAAATACCTTAGCTAAAGATAAAGCCGTTTTAACTTCTTGTGGAGAATTGGTTGAAATTGGTGGCGGTTTTAGAATTAGCGAGGTTATGAAACAAAGCGGAGCAAATCTAATAACAGTAGGAACAACAAATAAAACAAAGTTAAAAGATTATGAAGAAAGACTTAATGAAGCTAGTATGATTTTAAAAACTCATAAATCTAATTTTTTTATGCAAGGTTTTTGTGAAGAAGTTGATGTTTTAAGTTTAAATAAATTAGCAAAAGATAATGAAAAAATCTTTTATTATGATTTAGGTAGTGGCTATGTAGATAAAATTCATCCTATCTTGCAAGATGAAATGAGTGTTAAAAATCTTATTAAAAACGAAGTTTCTTTGCTTAGTTTTAGTGCAGATAAATTATTTGCATCTACTCAAGCAGGTATAATCTTAGGAGAAAAAAAACTCATTGAACAGTTAAGAAATAGCCATCTTTTAAGAATGTTTAGATTATCAAAAGCTTCTTTAATACTTTTAGAGCTTAGTTTAAAAAGTTATTTAGAAAAAGATTATAAAAATCTTGTTTCTTTACAATTAATTTTAGATGATAAAAATGAAGTTTTAACTAAGGCAAAAGAGCTTTTATCTCTAATAAATATTGGAGAAATAATAGAGCTTAAATCCTTAGTTGGAGCTGGTAGTACGCCTAATAAACTACTTCCTAGTTATGGAATAAAAATTCCTTGTTCTAAGGATAAATATTACAAACTTTTAGAATTAAAAGTAGTTAGTAATTGGCAAAAAGATTGTGTTATTTTAGATTTACGCTCGGTTTTAAAAGAGCAAATTAAAAAAATAGCAAGAATAATTAATATAGTTTTTAAAGGATAA
- a CDS encoding MotE family protein, with protein MKFIVGILLLFVNLYSLDCTYIFEEKKQEMNKKIQELDEAKQALESYQAAFNALQDEKIKKNENILEQIQKEKEEILKTKEENKKILEQAQKLQNDILKLKEDKISQSYAKMKDASAAEILSALDENEAVKILLSLEAKKIATILAKMDANKAASLTHLIKEKKENKKESKEENKD; from the coding sequence ATGAAGTTTATTGTAGGTATTTTACTTTTATTTGTAAATTTATATTCTCTTGATTGCACTTATATTTTTGAAGAAAAAAAGCAAGAAATGAATAAAAAAATTCAAGAATTAGACGAAGCAAAACAAGCTTTAGAAAGCTATCAAGCAGCATTTAATGCCTTGCAAGATGAAAAGATTAAAAAAAATGAAAATATATTAGAGCAAATACAAAAAGAAAAAGAAGAAATTTTAAAAACAAAAGAAGAAAATAAAAAAATATTAGAACAAGCGCAAAAATTACAAAATGATATTTTAAAGCTAAAAGAAGATAAAATTTCTCAAAGTTATGCAAAGATGAAAGACGCATCAGCAGCAGAGATTTTAAGCGCATTAGATGAAAATGAAGCAGTAAAAATATTGCTAAGTTTAGAAGCGAAAAAAATAGCTACAATCTTAGCAAAAATGGATGCAAACAAAGCTGCTAGTCTTACTCACTTAATTAAAGAGAAAAAAGAAAATAAAAAAGAAAGCAAAGAAGAAAATAAAGACTAA
- a CDS encoding CHASE2 domain-containing protein, producing the protein MLSKKTKLFIILAIFLTILAFILSVKELPVFTRLDNILHDMFFSNSIKKTKGDDKIVIIDIDEKSLKALGQWPWDRDVLACLNDKLKEAKVIGYDIYFAEPDNRGEISIFMSDKQFNNLNIKKLKNCKRYKNPDLAFANSLSKTPSILAYALSLGNYKNDDVKAQSPVTNQNISTENIDISLLEKGKNITGNIDILSENSYASGFVNSYSYLDSVIRQAFMLIYYDDGAFKELLPSLSLAMYAKYLNTDDISVYKDEFSYINIKVNNEIIPLNEQALMGIYFSGKSPNYKYISAIDVIDENIDLSFFKDKLVLIGTSTIGLNDIRSNPLDENLPGVEIHANVLDNMINKTFLKPLHYAYEINFLQMLICIVLSLVFMSFKNIFSQVLLIMTLICTILFLHYYLLIYEHILLTTFDVLFIILLCYFSATTINFFLENKQKEFIKSKLERKVSKNVAEALINTDANVFSTSKKEISIFFSDIRNFTSISEQMQTEELINLLNLYMTKMSDIILQNDGTIDKYIGDAIMAYFNAPNSIDYHADAALSSAILQIKALDKLNKELINKPYINIGIGINTGICIVGEMGSLQRSDYTCIGDSVNIASRIESMCKNYKANILISEETKNALKDSLKYELVFVDEIKLKGKQNSTKLYKCLGFKGENLNLYKD; encoded by the coding sequence TTGTTAAGCAAAAAAACAAAACTTTTTATCATTTTAGCTATTTTTTTAACAATTTTAGCCTTTATTTTAAGTGTAAAAGAACTTCCTGTTTTTACAAGACTTGATAATATTTTGCACGATATGTTTTTTTCTAATAGTATTAAAAAAACTAAAGGCGATGATAAAATAGTAATCATTGATATTGATGAAAAAAGCTTAAAAGCATTAGGGCAATGGCCTTGGGATAGAGATGTATTAGCTTGTTTAAATGATAAATTAAAAGAAGCTAAAGTAATAGGATATGATATTTATTTTGCAGAACCTGATAATAGAGGTGAAATAAGTATTTTTATGAGTGATAAACAATTTAATAATTTAAATATAAAAAAGCTTAAAAATTGTAAAAGATATAAAAATCCTGATTTAGCTTTTGCAAATTCTTTAAGTAAAACTCCAAGTATTTTAGCTTACGCACTTAGTCTAGGCAATTATAAAAACGACGATGTAAAGGCTCAAAGTCCAGTTACAAATCAAAATATTAGCACAGAAAATATTGATATTTCTCTTTTAGAAAAAGGTAAAAATATCACAGGTAATATTGATATTTTAAGTGAGAATTCATACGCTAGTGGTTTTGTTAATTCTTATTCTTATCTTGATAGCGTTATTAGACAAGCTTTTATGCTTATTTATTATGATGATGGTGCTTTTAAAGAACTATTGCCATCACTATCGTTAGCTATGTATGCAAAATACTTAAATACTGATGATATTAGCGTTTATAAAGATGAATTTTCTTACATAAACATAAAAGTAAATAATGAAATAATACCTTTAAATGAACAAGCTTTAATGGGAATTTATTTTAGCGGTAAAAGCCCTAATTATAAATATATAAGTGCTATTGATGTGATTGATGAAAATATTGATTTATCATTTTTTAAAGATAAGCTTGTTTTAATAGGCACTAGCACAATAGGATTAAATGATATTAGAAGCAATCCTTTAGATGAAAACTTACCTGGTGTTGAAATCCATGCAAATGTACTTGATAATATGATAAATAAAACATTCTTAAAACCCTTACATTATGCTTATGAAATTAATTTTTTACAAATGCTTATTTGTATTGTTTTAAGCCTTGTTTTTATGAGTTTTAAAAATATTTTTTCTCAAGTTTTACTTATTATGACCTTAATTTGCACTATATTGTTTTTGCACTATTATTTACTAATTTATGAGCATATTTTACTTACAACCTTTGATGTATTATTTATTATTTTGCTTTGTTATTTTAGTGCTACAACTATTAATTTCTTTTTAGAAAATAAACAAAAAGAATTTATCAAATCAAAGCTAGAAAGAAAGGTTTCTAAAAATGTTGCTGAAGCTTTAATTAATACTGATGCAAATGTGTTTTCAACCAGTAAAAAAGAAATTAGTATTTTCTTTAGTGATATTAGAAATTTTACAAGCATTAGCGAACAAATGCAAACAGAAGAACTTATTAATTTATTAAATTTGTATATGACAAAAATGAGTGATATTATCTTGCAAAATGATGGAACTATTGATAAATATATAGGCGATGCTATTATGGCTTATTTTAATGCGCCAAATTCTATAGACTATCACGCTGATGCTGCTTTAAGTAGTGCAATTTTGCAGATTAAAGCACTTGATAAATTAAATAAAGAATTAATAAATAAACCTTACATAAATATAGGCATTGGTATTAATACAGGCATTTGCATAGTTGGGGAAATGGGCAGCTTACAAAGAAGTGATTATACTTGCATAGGAGATAGTGTAAATATTGCAAGTAGAATAGAAAGTATGTGTAAAAATTACAAGGCAAATATTTTAATAAGCGAAGAAACAAAAAATGCATTAAAAGATAGCTTAAAATATGAATTAGTTTTTGTTGATGAGATTAAACTAAAAGGAAAACAAAATAGCACAAAACTATATAAATGTCTTGGCTTTAAAGGAGAAAATTTAAATCTTTATAAAGACTAA
- the mnmG gene encoding tRNA uridine-5-carboxymethylaminomethyl(34) synthesis enzyme MnmG: protein MYDIIVIGAGHAGAEAAYNSARMGKKTLLLTMLVDRIAATSCNPAIGGLAKGHLVKEIAAFNGLMPILADTSAINFKMLNESKGAAVQGTRVQIDMDEYNLNAKNILLNMDNLDISQELVDEILVKDNAAIGVKTELDKSYYAKKIILCAGTFLNGLIHVGLSQIKSGRVGEISASKLGDNLENLGLNRKRLKTGTCPRINAKSINFSLLEIQESDESVKGFNLKALPRIKQLPCYIAHTNTNTHTIIRSNFDKAPLFTGQIKGVGPRYCPSIEDKINRFASKESHHLFIEPQTKEANEYYINGFSTSLPFSVQEDMIRSVKGFENAKITRFGYAIEYDFFNPQDLFHSLESKIIKNLYLAGQVNGTTGYEEAAAQGLMASINAALAIDNKEPLILRRDEAYIGVLIDDLVTKGTNEPYRMFTSRAEFRLLLRESNAIFRLNKYAYECALRNEEEYKYYLNLQANIKSALNQLCNTNVVPSKVFNELLNSIEEENISQPTSLQKIIARSSMTRQKLLALCPQFSTLSEFELDEILLEAKYFHYVKLQEQNIKDMKELLEIKIPKDFNFNISGLSAEVIEKLQKNKPENLFEASKISGITPAAIDILQIYIKLKA from the coding sequence ATGTATGATATTATTGTAATTGGTGCAGGTCATGCTGGGGCTGAAGCAGCTTATAATTCAGCAAGAATGGGTAAAAAAACCCTACTTTTAACAATGCTAGTTGATAGAATAGCAGCAACTTCTTGTAATCCTGCAATAGGAGGTTTGGCAAAGGGGCATTTAGTAAAAGAAATAGCGGCATTTAATGGTTTAATGCCTATTTTAGCCGATACTAGTGCGATTAATTTTAAAATGCTTAATGAAAGCAAAGGCGCAGCCGTTCAAGGCACTAGAGTGCAAATTGATATGGATGAATACAATCTTAATGCAAAAAATATTTTATTAAATATGGATAATTTAGATATTTCTCAAGAATTAGTTGATGAGATTTTAGTAAAAGATAATGCTGCAATAGGTGTTAAAACCGAGCTTGATAAAAGCTATTATGCTAAAAAAATAATTCTTTGCGCAGGAACATTTTTAAACGGTTTAATTCATGTTGGCTTGTCTCAAATTAAAAGCGGAAGAGTAGGAGAAATTAGCGCTAGTAAATTAGGCGATAATCTTGAAAATTTAGGCTTAAATCGTAAAAGATTAAAAACAGGAACCTGCCCTAGGATTAATGCAAAAAGCATAAATTTTAGCCTACTTGAAATTCAAGAAAGTGATGAAAGTGTAAAGGGATTTAATTTAAAAGCCTTACCACGCATAAAGCAACTTCCTTGCTACATAGCACACACAAATACAAATACTCATACAATAATCCGTTCAAATTTTGATAAAGCACCGCTTTTTACAGGGCAAATAAAGGGTGTTGGTCCAAGATATTGTCCTAGCATTGAAGATAAAATTAATCGTTTTGCAAGCAAAGAATCTCATCATCTATTCATAGAACCTCAAACAAAAGAGGCAAACGAATATTACATAAATGGCTTTTCAACCTCTCTACCTTTTAGCGTACAAGAAGATATGATAAGAAGTGTAAAAGGCTTTGAAAATGCAAAAATTACTCGTTTTGGCTATGCAATTGAGTATGATTTTTTTAACCCACAAGATTTATTCCATAGCCTTGAAAGCAAAATTATTAAAAATTTATATCTAGCAGGGCAAGTAAATGGTACAACAGGCTATGAAGAAGCAGCAGCACAAGGACTTATGGCTTCAATTAATGCAGCCTTAGCTATTGATAATAAAGAGCCTTTAATTTTAAGAAGAGATGAAGCTTATATTGGTGTTTTAATTGATGATTTGGTTACAAAGGGTACAAATGAACCTTATAGAATGTTTACTAGTAGGGCTGAGTTTAGATTATTACTTAGAGAAAGTAATGCTATTTTTAGATTAAATAAATACGCTTATGAATGTGCTTTAAGAAACGAAGAAGAATATAAATATTATTTAAATTTACAAGCAAATATTAAAAGTGCTTTAAATCAATTATGCAATACAAATGTAGTTCCTAGCAAGGTATTTAATGAGTTATTAAATAGCATTGAAGAAGAAAATATCTCTCAACCAACCAGCTTGCAAAAAATAATAGCAAGGTCTAGTATGACAAGGCAAAAATTATTAGCTTTATGCCCACAATTTAGTACTTTAAGCGAGTTTGAATTGGATGAAATTTTACTTGAAGCAAAATATTTTCATTATGTAAAATTACAAGAGCAAAATATAAAAGATATGAAAGAATTATTAGAAATTAAAATTCCAAAAGATTTTAATTTTAATATTAGCGGACTAAGCGCAGAAGTAATTGAAAAATTACAAAAAAATAAACCAGAAAATCTATTTGAAGCAAGTAAAATAAGTGGCATTACACCTGCTGCTATTGATATTTTACAAATTTACATAAAGCTTAAGGCTTAA
- a CDS encoding riboflavin synthase, with the protein MFNGLIKEFAKVKSYSNYSLCLSAKYKPNIGDSIAINGACLSAVKINDDGFCVELSSESAKKLKEFKIGQRVHLEPAIKLGDRIDGHLIQGHIDAVAKIVDIKKMPSGSDFYIQLPKEILKYVANKGSIAVDGVSLTISDINKDIIRLSIIPITLKDTLFSEYKINDLVNIESDLLARYAARILEFKEDKLSWSDVDKITYLY; encoded by the coding sequence ATGTTTAATGGTTTAATAAAAGAATTTGCTAAAGTAAAAAGTTACTCAAATTACAGTTTATGTTTAAGTGCAAAATATAAGCCAAATATTGGCGATAGCATTGCAATCAATGGTGCTTGTCTTAGTGCAGTAAAAATTAATGATGATGGTTTTTGTGTTGAATTAAGCAGTGAAAGTGCAAAAAAATTAAAAGAATTTAAAATAGGTCAAAGAGTACATCTTGAACCTGCTATTAAGCTTGGAGATAGAATTGATGGGCATTTAATTCAAGGACATATTGATGCAGTTGCAAAGATAGTTGATATTAAAAAAATGCCTAGTGGAAGTGATTTTTACATACAATTACCAAAAGAAATTTTAAAATATGTAGCTAATAAAGGCAGTATTGCAGTTGATGGGGTTAGCCTTACAATAAGTGATATTAATAAAGATATTATAAGGCTTAGCATTATTCCAATTACTTTAAAAGATACTTTATTTAGTGAGTATAAGATTAATGATTTAGTAAATATTGAAAGTGATTTATTAGCAAGATATGCAGCTAGAATACTTGAATTTAAAGAAGATAAATTAAGCTGGAGCGATGTTGATAAAATTACTTATTTGTATTAG
- a CDS encoding NAD-dependent epimerase/dehydratase family protein, whose product MKIAITGAAGFIGSNLAQSLCKEHEVLALDNFDNTQRFENGKKKYFGTFKNLLDYNGDLYCANLLDDEFYKVLDEFKPDVIYHLAAISDTTVYNEEIILKSNVNSFKKIINIANKYDAKLIYASSASVYGDAKSPQTVGKDERPKNPYAFSKLMMEKIANLYCKNAVGLRYFNVYGKNESNKEQTSSMILQFANQILDKNEARLFEGSENIFRDFVYIKDVTKANIAALNAKGGVYNVGSFKARSFLDIVLILEKELLNLGLIKDEVKKIYIKNPYEKAYQFFTEAAANKDFNYEADYSLEEGIKDYLPYILKERL is encoded by the coding sequence ATGAAAATAGCAATTACTGGAGCAGCAGGTTTTATTGGTTCAAATTTAGCACAAAGTTTATGCAAAGAGCATGAAGTTTTAGCACTAGATAATTTTGATAATACTCAAAGATTTGAAAATGGCAAGAAAAAATATTTTGGTACATTTAAAAATTTGCTTGATTATAACGGGGATTTATATTGTGCTAATTTATTAGATGATGAATTTTATAAAGTTTTAGATGAGTTTAAGCCTGATGTAATTTATCATCTTGCAGCTATTTCTGACACTACTGTTTATAATGAAGAAATAATTTTAAAAAGCAATGTAAATAGCTTTAAAAAGATTATAAATATTGCAAATAAATATGATGCAAAATTGATTTATGCAAGTAGTGCTAGTGTTTATGGAGACGCAAAAAGCCCACAAACAGTAGGTAAAGATGAAAGACCTAAAAATCCTTATGCTTTTTCAAAATTAATGATGGAAAAAATAGCTAATTTGTATTGTAAAAATGCAGTTGGTCTTAGGTATTTTAATGTTTATGGAAAAAACGAAAGCAATAAAGAGCAAACTTCTTCAATGATTTTACAATTTGCTAATCAAATTCTTGATAAAAATGAAGCAAGATTATTTGAAGGTAGCGAAAATATTTTTAGAGATTTTGTTTATATAAAAGATGTTACAAAGGCAAATATTGCTGCTTTAAATGCTAAGGGTGGCGTTTATAATGTTGGCTCATTTAAAGCAAGAAGCTTTTTAGATATCGTGCTTATTTTAGAAAAAGAATTACTTAATTTAGGCTTAATCAAAGATGAGGTTAAAAAGATTTATATTAAAAATCCTTATGAAAAAGCTTATCAATTTTTTACTGAAGCTGCAGCTAATAAGGATTTTAATTATGAAGCTGATTACAGCCTTGAAGAAGGTATAAAAGATTATTTACCATATATTTTAAAGGAGAGATTATGA
- a CDS encoding universal stress protein: protein MNKILLCVDSMQNALALCNAAIFFAKRYEASITFFNVLEEEIIVDAAFVGDLGFGVNAAFVERSLEQSEEKNAENKEYSNTLEFICKNHCLKQAIKLESLKVSGDFVQELQEHSKDYKLVVLGKMGKEKMGQNIKSALKQLNTPIFLCQDEFKQINHLLFAYDGSDFLDENLKKALKEPIFSNIKRSLLTLNSDRQKAIDNLNKAKELFKEFNIEIKSDYLLEENSQALLDYAKKNNCDAIAMGAYSSGALKHLFFGSFTDEIIQNSHLALLILK from the coding sequence ATGAATAAAATATTGTTGTGTGTAGATAGTATGCAAAATGCGCTTGCTTTATGCAATGCAGCTATATTTTTTGCAAAAAGATATGAAGCTAGTATTACTTTTTTTAATGTTTTAGAAGAAGAAATAATTGTTGATGCTGCCTTTGTTGGAGATTTGGGTTTTGGTGTTAATGCTGCCTTTGTTGAACGCTCTTTAGAACAAAGTGAAGAAAAAAATGCAGAAAACAAAGAATATTCAAACACCTTAGAATTTATTTGTAAAAATCATTGTTTAAAACAAGCAATCAAGCTTGAAAGTTTAAAAGTAAGTGGAGATTTTGTTCAAGAACTACAAGAGCATTCAAAAGATTATAAATTAGTAGTTTTAGGTAAGATGGGCAAAGAAAAAATGGGGCAAAATATAAAAAGCGCTTTAAAGCAGCTTAATACCCCAATTTTTTTATGCCAAGATGAATTTAAGCAAATTAATCATCTTTTATTTGCCTACGATGGTTCAGATTTTTTAGATGAAAACCTAAAAAAAGCCCTAAAAGAGCCAATTTTTTCAAATATCAAAAGAAGCCTACTTACTTTAAACAGTGATAGACAAAAAGCTATTGATAATTTAAATAAAGCAAAAGAACTTTTTAAAGAATTTAATATTGAAATAAAAAGCGATTATTTACTAGAAGAAAATTCGCAAGCTTTATTAGACTATGCTAAGAAAAATAATTGCGATGCAATTGCTATGGGGGCTTATTCAAGTGGGGCTTTAAAGCACTTATTTTTTGGCTCTTTTACTGATGAGATTATTCAAAATTCACATTTAGCTCTACTTATTTTAAAATAA